A segment of the Candidatus Pelagisphaera phototrophica genome:
GCAACCGACAAGCACAGCTAAACTAAATGAAAGCCTTCTTCTATTCATATTATTTTCAATATTCGATTTAGTAGCATATCGAAGTTAATGTAAATTTACAGTCCCTGACCAACTGTTTAAAAAATACTACGACAAATCAATTTGAGAGTTTAAATACTAATCTCATTTTGTCGATGTCCTGCGATGATGGGATTCAACACCTTAGCTTTCTGGGCAGCCTTTGGGCTTTTCTTCGTTCTCTACTGGACGGCTCTGAATAAGCCTGGACGGTCGCGAATCCGCAACCTTTCCATCCTCGTAGCAAGCTACGCATTTTACGCCAGCTGGGACTGGAGGGCCTTATCTATAATTTTTATAAGCTCTATGGTGAGTTTTTGGAGTGCGATAATGATGGGTAGGTCCGCACCCAATAAAAAGTGGTGGCTCTGCCTAAGTGCGGCTACCAACCTAGGCTTTTTGGCAGCATTCAAGTACTTCGACTTTTTCATCGAATCTGCCGAGCTCATGCTATCTGTGTTTCTAGGCGAAACCAGCTTTGCCCGCACAGGCTGGATCCTACCTGTAGGGCTTAGTTTCTACACATTTCAAACCCTAGGCTACTCGATTGACGTTTACCGTGGTCGATTTCAGCCAGTGAAGGACCCTATCCTATTTCTCAGTTTCGTCGCATTTTTTCCTCAACTGATCGCAGGACCAATCGAAAGGGCTAAAGCACTTATCCCCCAATTCCAGGAAATTAAACCATTCGACCGTGCTGCCACGAAAGATGCTATTCTACTAATTTTATGGGGGCTTTTCAAAAAGATCGTCATAGCAGACCGACTGGCCGTCTTCGTCGACACAGCCTACGCAAACCCTGCCTTACTTACAGCGGAGACAACTTGTCTCACCATATTCTTCTTTGCTATACAACTTTACTGCGACTTCTCAGGATACTGCGATATCGCAATCGGTCTCGCCCGCTTGATGGGGTTCAGACTATCTAGAAATTTCAAACGACCCCTCTTAGCTGCATCCTTTAGTGATTTATGGAAACGATGGCACATCACAATCCACGCATGGTTTCGCGACTATCTATTCTGCCACCTGAAACGAGACAAAGCTCGTTTCTGGGTGTTTACGAATATCCTAATCATTTTTGGCATCTCCGGACTCTGGCACGGAGCTTCGTGGAATTTCATCGGCTGGGGCTTGGTCAATGGCCTTTTTCTAGTCACCTTACAGGGGATCGTATGCGAGCCGCTACTGCGGCAAAAATCTAAAATAACGAGACTCGCAAGCACTGTAATCGGTTCTATTTTCATCTATACCTCTCTCGTTTTATTCAGAGGCCAAGATTTGGGCCAATCCATCGAAATTCTCGGGAAACTCACTGAATGGTCTCTCCCTTGGGACTTCATAGGCAACGCGAAGAGACATCTCTCCCCCTTCGGTCTCAATGGCTGGGAACTTCTTTTCACCGGGCTTTTCGTCATCGCCCTATTCGCAATTGAAATCCTGCAAGAAGTGAATCACCCAATAACCTTCAGTTTTAGATACCACAAAGGACTCCAGCGCTGGTCTGCAGCGATCCTCCTGTTTCTAACGATTACATTCTTTGGCTTCTATGACGACCGAACCTCTGCACACCGGATGGAGCTGTTTGAAACCGAAGCATTTTTCGAAATGGACGAAATGGACGAATTGGAAGAAGCCTTTATTTACGAGCGATTTTAAGATCAATGGAAAAGAAATATGGCATGAAGCTATTCTTCGCAGAAATATCAGTCGGTTTATTTGCCCTGGTAATAATCATAACGGCCTGCGAACGATCAGGAGCATTCGACTTTCACCTACGACATCATT
Coding sequences within it:
- a CDS encoding MBOAT family O-acyltransferase yields the protein MMGFNTLAFWAAFGLFFVLYWTALNKPGRSRIRNLSILVASYAFYASWDWRALSIIFISSMVSFWSAIMMGRSAPNKKWWLCLSAATNLGFLAAFKYFDFFIESAELMLSVFLGETSFARTGWILPVGLSFYTFQTLGYSIDVYRGRFQPVKDPILFLSFVAFFPQLIAGPIERAKALIPQFQEIKPFDRAATKDAILLILWGLFKKIVIADRLAVFVDTAYANPALLTAETTCLTIFFFAIQLYCDFSGYCDIAIGLARLMGFRLSRNFKRPLLAASFSDLWKRWHITIHAWFRDYLFCHLKRDKARFWVFTNILIIFGISGLWHGASWNFIGWGLVNGLFLVTLQGIVCEPLLRQKSKITRLASTVIGSIFIYTSLVLFRGQDLGQSIEILGKLTEWSLPWDFIGNAKRHLSPFGLNGWELLFTGLFVIALFAIEILQEVNHPITFSFRYHKGLQRWSAAILLFLTITFFGFYDDRTSAHRMELFETEAFFEMDEMDELEEAFIYERF